In a genomic window of Halococcus hamelinensis 100A6:
- a CDS encoding DUF7260 family protein, with product MTVETYVERARNRVDDERDATENKQAAYRRFVASVEETPTDSPVGPGGGPTAIGSVTAASSTGSSGCDRVRERFADTVAGHRTLDSDPADGLLETVAAELSEGVAVALAPANGAASLTDGLKRRVVSEATTRQHELRVMARALETEAESLAAADEALGDVIEWLVATNETALTDCEFDALAERHDRLATHRECCRTVARERQAVLRTTTSIDATVGLAQRELTGGLYEGFSVDHPVLSTAVRLDGLCTECQNVVRDHLVRRV from the coding sequence ATGACCGTCGAGACGTACGTCGAACGCGCGCGGAACCGGGTGGACGACGAACGAGACGCCACCGAGAACAAGCAAGCGGCCTACCGCCGGTTCGTCGCGAGCGTGGAGGAGACGCCGACCGACTCGCCGGTCGGCCCCGGCGGCGGCCCGACCGCGATCGGGTCGGTGACGGCGGCGAGTTCGACGGGGTCGAGCGGCTGCGACCGGGTGCGCGAGCGGTTCGCCGACACCGTGGCCGGCCACCGAACCCTCGATTCGGACCCCGCCGACGGGCTCCTCGAAACCGTCGCCGCCGAACTTTCGGAGGGCGTCGCGGTCGCGCTCGCGCCCGCGAACGGTGCCGCGAGCCTCACCGACGGACTGAAACGGCGCGTGGTCTCGGAGGCGACCACCCGCCAGCACGAACTCCGCGTGATGGCGCGCGCCCTCGAAACCGAAGCCGAATCGCTGGCGGCGGCGGACGAGGCGCTCGGCGACGTCATCGAGTGGCTCGTCGCGACGAACGAGACGGCGCTCACCGACTGCGAGTTCGACGCGCTGGCCGAGCGGCACGACCGGCTCGCGACCCACCGCGAGTGTTGCCGGACGGTCGCGCGCGAGCGACAGGCCGTGCTCCGGACCACGACGAGCATCGACGCGACGGTGGGGCTCGCCCAGCGGGAACTCACTGGCGGCCTCTACGAGGGATTCTCGGTGGACCACCCCGTGCTCTCGACGGCCGTCCGGCTCGACGGGCTGTGTACGGAGTGCCAGAACGTCGTTCGCGACCACCTCGTCCGGCGGGTCTGA
- a CDS encoding MFS transporter, whose amino-acid sequence MTARASGWWSRLGGYDTLGLAAGLWFLAKFLRYGISALFPQFQTTFGVSNATLGAAFSAMMVLYSLLQFPSGALSDRLGEVRIIAIGSLVAALGAFVLGVGAPFVVVLVGMALVGLGTGTHKTVSVELLARVYPARVGRSLGIFDTVGALGGVAAPAAVVLATGTVGWRALFALGGVCGVALVAGVLLRVPRRERTESGGARSLAVRPYLVLFRDRRLAAFVVVTLCFGFAYNGLVAFLPLYLTQRGLTTGTASLLYSLLFAVSVVQVLTGGLSDRLGRLPLAAVVLGVATAGLVGLVGLGGLVGLGAAVVVLGLGGHGFRPIRAAHLSTTIPEEIAGGGLGLVRTLLMGIGAVAPAVVGVIADVSDFRVAFSLLAVAMAAGAVVAVGLAVTE is encoded by the coding sequence ATGACGGCGCGCGCTTCGGGGTGGTGGTCGCGGCTCGGCGGGTACGACACGCTGGGGCTCGCGGCGGGACTCTGGTTCCTCGCGAAGTTCCTCCGCTACGGGATCTCGGCGCTGTTCCCCCAGTTCCAGACGACCTTCGGGGTCTCGAACGCCACGCTCGGGGCCGCCTTCTCCGCGATGATGGTGCTCTACTCCCTGCTCCAGTTCCCGAGCGGTGCGCTCTCGGATAGGCTGGGAGAGGTTCGGATCATCGCCATCGGGAGCCTCGTGGCCGCGCTCGGGGCGTTCGTGCTCGGGGTCGGCGCTCCGTTCGTGGTCGTGCTCGTCGGGATGGCGCTCGTTGGGCTGGGAACTGGCACCCACAAGACCGTCTCCGTCGAGCTACTCGCGCGGGTCTACCCCGCGCGCGTCGGGCGGTCGCTCGGGATCTTCGACACCGTCGGCGCGCTCGGCGGCGTGGCCGCCCCCGCCGCGGTCGTGCTCGCGACGGGCACCGTGGGCTGGCGGGCCCTGTTCGCCCTCGGCGGGGTCTGTGGCGTCGCGCTCGTCGCGGGCGTCCTCCTCCGGGTGCCGCGCCGCGAGCGAACGGAGTCCGGCGGGGCACGCTCGCTCGCGGTTCGGCCCTACCTCGTGCTCTTTCGCGACCGCCGGCTCGCGGCGTTCGTCGTCGTGACGTTGTGTTTCGGGTTCGCGTACAACGGACTCGTGGCGTTCCTCCCGCTCTACCTCACCCAGCGCGGCCTCACGACCGGCACGGCCTCGTTGCTCTACAGCCTCCTCTTCGCCGTCAGCGTGGTCCAGGTCCTCACCGGCGGCCTCTCGGACCGGCTGGGCCGGCTTCCGCTCGCCGCGGTCGTGCTCGGTGTGGCGACCGCCGGGCTGGTGGGGCTCGTCGGCCTCGGCGGTCTCGTGGGTCTCGGGGCGGCCGTCGTCGTGCTCGGGCTCGGGGGCCACGGCTTCCGGCCGATCCGCGCGGCACACCTCTCGACGACCATCCCCGAGGAGATCGCCGGCGGCGGGTTGGGCCTCGTTCGAACCCTCCTGATGGGCATCGGGGCGGTCGCACCCGCCGTGGTCGGGGTCATCGCCGACGTCTCCGATTTCAGGGTCGCGTTCTCGCTGCTCGCGGTCGCGATGGCCGCCGGCGCAGTCGTCGCAGTCGGGCTCGCCGTCACCGAGTGA
- a CDS encoding hotdog family protein, with protein sequence MIPEEGEIRSYERTFTEEDIERFAELSGDSGRQHVERDAEGRLMAQGLLTATLPTKIGGEMNYIARTLDFEFLQPVYAGETITCETEMTRVSEESERTLLASEFVCTNEDGTEVLRGESDGLIPK encoded by the coding sequence ATGATTCCAGAGGAGGGCGAGATCCGGTCGTACGAACGGACGTTCACGGAGGAGGATATCGAGCGGTTCGCCGAGCTCTCGGGTGACAGCGGGCGACAGCACGTCGAGCGCGATGCGGAGGGACGGCTCATGGCACAGGGACTGCTCACCGCGACGCTGCCGACCAAGATCGGTGGCGAGATGAACTACATCGCACGAACCCTCGATTTCGAGTTCCTCCAGCCGGTCTACGCCGGCGAGACCATCACCTGCGAAACGGAGATGACGCGTGTGTCGGAGGAGTCGGAGCGGACGCTGTTGGCCTCCGAGTTCGTCTGTACGAACGAAGATGGGACGGAAGTTCTCAGAGGCGAATCGGACGGGCTGATCCCGAAATAG
- a CDS encoding EamA family transporter: MTGVRDIEMNYLGWALFALVGYSIFTPLASLAIRSAPSSVVAVVANGILLFAAVAVSLYEGDQFLTYLTGRTGIYMVAAGVFLAVGILAYYRALAAGPVSVVTPIFGMFLVGSSLLSILFLNESFTLQKGAGIVLAVVAVYLTATG, from the coding sequence ATGACCGGAGTTCGTGATATCGAGATGAACTACCTCGGCTGGGCGCTGTTCGCGCTCGTCGGCTACAGCATCTTCACCCCGCTCGCCTCGCTCGCGATCCGGAGCGCGCCCTCCAGCGTGGTCGCGGTGGTCGCCAACGGCATCCTCCTGTTCGCGGCGGTCGCGGTGAGCCTCTACGAGGGCGACCAGTTCCTCACCTACCTCACGGGCCGAACCGGGATCTACATGGTCGCCGCGGGGGTCTTCCTCGCGGTCGGCATCCTGGCCTACTACCGCGCGCTCGCCGCGGGACCGGTGAGCGTCGTCACCCCGATCTTCGGGATGTTTCTCGTCGGGAGTTCGCTGCTCTCGATCCTCTTCCTCAACGAGTCGTTCACCCTCCAGAAGGGGGCGGGCATCGTCCTCGCCGTGGTGGCGGTCTATCTCACCGCCACCGGATAG
- the trmY gene encoding tRNA (pseudouridine(54)-N(1))-methyltransferase TrmY: MRQFVILGHEAPLSPDFSLDDLAGGAGRLDVLCRCVTAALCLSHGIREDVRVWLVLQDEFTVRFDGSEVRNLNPDERSTAALVRGALDARDGAIGHMAAEGSPGVSIVRFGFEDVLDEVEGTVVELHEDGDPVGEVDPPADPVFVLSDHRDFTAREADLLEARATARVTLGPERLHANHAIPVAHNWLDTEGFRRYEPESTTG; this comes from the coding sequence ATGCGCCAGTTCGTTATCCTGGGACACGAAGCGCCGCTCTCGCCCGACTTCTCGCTCGACGACCTCGCGGGCGGTGCGGGGAGGCTCGACGTGCTCTGTCGATGCGTGACCGCGGCGCTGTGTCTCTCCCACGGCATCCGCGAGGACGTCCGCGTCTGGCTCGTATTGCAGGACGAGTTCACGGTGCGCTTCGACGGGAGCGAGGTGCGGAACCTCAACCCCGACGAGCGCTCGACAGCCGCGCTCGTTCGCGGGGCGCTCGACGCGAGGGACGGCGCGATCGGTCACATGGCGGCCGAGGGTTCGCCGGGGGTGTCGATAGTCCGTTTCGGATTCGAGGACGTACTCGACGAGGTCGAAGGGACCGTCGTCGAACTCCACGAAGATGGCGATCCCGTGGGGGAGGTCGACCCGCCCGCGGACCCGGTGTTCGTGCTCTCCGACCATCGGGATTTCACCGCGCGTGAAGCCGACCTCCTCGAAGCACGGGCCACGGCCCGAGTGACCCTCGGTCCGGAGCGCCTCCACGCGAACCACGCGATACCGGTAGCGCACAACTGGCTCGATACCGAGGGGTTCAGGCGGTACGAACCCGAATCCACGACCGGATGA
- the aglM gene encoding UDP-glucose 6-dehydrogenase AglM — protein MNVSVVGSGYVGTTVAACLADLGHDVVAIDIDQEIVDTVNAGETPIHEPGLPELVETHAGGRLRATTEHDALTDTDVTILAMQTPSREDGSIDLSVLKAGTRDTGEALAEKDGYHLVVVKSTVIPGMIEAEIEPVLEEASGKTAGEGFGVAVNPEFQSQGSAVEDFMQPDKLVFGAEDERAFGALHELYNPLVEANDGVPVVETGQREAAMVKYANNVFLAGKISLINELGNICKEFDVDSYEVADAIGLDERISERFLRSGVGWGGSCFPKDTDALRAAARSVDYEPQLLDAVVGVNDNQPRRMLDLLAQHVDLAGNRIAVLGLAFKPGTDDIRGSRATVAIDGLLERGADVAAYDPVAADAMAEKFPDVEYVESAAAALDGSNGALVLTDWDEFGALDDEFETMADQVVVDGRRIVDPREGMTYEGLTW, from the coding sequence ATGAACGTCAGCGTCGTCGGCAGCGGCTACGTGGGAACGACCGTCGCGGCGTGTCTCGCGGACCTCGGACACGACGTGGTCGCCATCGACATCGACCAGGAGATCGTCGACACTGTCAACGCCGGCGAGACGCCGATCCACGAACCGGGCCTGCCCGAACTCGTCGAGACCCACGCCGGCGGCCGGTTGCGGGCGACCACCGAGCACGACGCGCTCACGGACACCGACGTGACGATCCTCGCGATGCAGACCCCCTCGCGCGAAGACGGCTCGATCGACCTCTCGGTGCTCAAGGCCGGGACGCGGGACACGGGCGAGGCGCTCGCCGAGAAGGACGGCTACCACCTCGTCGTGGTCAAATCCACGGTCATCCCGGGCATGATCGAAGCGGAGATCGAACCCGTTCTCGAGGAGGCCTCCGGGAAGACGGCGGGCGAGGGGTTCGGCGTCGCGGTCAACCCCGAGTTCCAGAGCCAGGGCTCCGCGGTCGAGGACTTCATGCAGCCCGATAAACTCGTCTTCGGCGCTGAAGACGAGCGAGCGTTCGGGGCGCTCCACGAACTCTACAACCCGCTCGTGGAGGCCAACGACGGCGTGCCGGTCGTCGAGACCGGCCAGCGCGAGGCGGCGATGGTGAAGTACGCCAACAACGTCTTCCTCGCGGGGAAGATTAGCCTGATCAACGAACTCGGGAACATCTGTAAGGAGTTCGACGTCGACTCCTACGAGGTCGCCGACGCCATCGGGCTCGACGAGCGAATCAGTGAAAGATTCCTCCGGTCCGGTGTGGGATGGGGCGGGTCGTGTTTCCCGAAGGACACCGACGCGCTCCGGGCGGCGGCCCGGTCGGTCGACTACGAACCCCAGCTCCTCGACGCGGTCGTCGGGGTCAACGACAACCAACCCCGGCGGATGCTCGACTTACTCGCCCAGCACGTCGACCTCGCTGGGAACCGTATCGCGGTGCTCGGCCTCGCGTTCAAACCCGGTACCGACGACATCCGCGGGTCGCGTGCGACGGTCGCCATCGACGGCCTGCTGGAGCGCGGCGCGGACGTCGCGGCCTACGACCCGGTGGCCGCCGACGCGATGGCCGAGAAGTTCCCCGACGTCGAGTACGTCGAGTCGGCCGCGGCGGCGCTCGACGGGTCCAACGGCGCGCTCGTGCTCACCGACTGGGACGAGTTCGGGGCGCTCGACGACGAGTTCGAGACGATGGCCGACCAGGTGGTCGTCGACGGTCGGCGGATCGTCGACCCCAGGGAAGGGATGACCTACGAGGGGCTGACGTGGTGA
- a CDS encoding N-acyl homoserine lactonase family protein yields MVDATIDVIDRGVLETDLNYLVEGNTLGSHDEPNPDTDYVEIPVPNFVIDHPEGTILWDTGSHHDAANGHWPEGLVQAFYPKDAHEHRLDDDLEDAGYSIDEIDCVFQSHLHLDHAGGLEFFDGTDTPIFVHEEELKFAYYSAKSDEGSAAYVLDDFDHDLNWEVIHQDRETHFEGVEFIRLAGHTPGMTGTMVDLDDTTVVFAGDEIYQAVNYDDEVPLGAGLLWSHRHWFRSLQILKELERRHDAEIVYGHDPEQFPAIEEGWGQ; encoded by the coding sequence ATGGTCGACGCAACCATCGACGTCATCGACCGCGGCGTGCTCGAAACCGACCTCAACTACCTCGTCGAGGGCAACACGCTCGGGAGCCACGACGAACCGAACCCCGACACCGACTACGTCGAGATCCCGGTGCCGAACTTCGTGATCGACCACCCGGAGGGCACGATCCTCTGGGACACCGGCTCGCACCACGACGCGGCGAACGGCCACTGGCCCGAAGGACTCGTGCAGGCGTTCTACCCGAAGGACGCCCACGAGCACCGCCTCGACGACGACCTGGAGGACGCAGGTTACTCGATAGACGAAATCGACTGCGTCTTCCAGAGCCACCTCCACCTCGACCACGCAGGCGGGCTCGAGTTCTTCGACGGGACCGACACCCCGATCTTCGTCCACGAGGAGGAGCTGAAGTTCGCCTACTACAGCGCGAAGTCCGACGAGGGGAGCGCCGCGTACGTGCTGGACGACTTCGACCACGACCTCAACTGGGAGGTGATCCACCAGGATAGAGAAACCCACTTCGAGGGGGTCGAGTTCATCCGACTCGCGGGCCACACACCGGGGATGACGGGCACGATGGTCGACCTCGACGATACGACCGTGGTGTTCGCGGGCGACGAGATCTACCAGGCCGTCAACTACGACGACGAGGTGCCGCTCGGGGCGGGACTCCTCTGGAGCCACCGCCACTGGTTCCGGAGCCTCCAGATCCTGAAGGAACTCGAACGGAGGCACGACGCGGAGATCGTCTACGGCCACGACCCCGAGCAGTTCCCGGCGATCGAGGAGGGGTGGGGCCAGTGA